In the Dama dama isolate Ldn47 chromosome 13, ASM3311817v1, whole genome shotgun sequence genome, one interval contains:
- the SERINC4 gene encoding serine incorporator 4, with protein MVGAKAVTSPNTSLRLAPQRRGVNSVIMSPPFYQVSCCGPVPCTCCCPSRWPALTESPCSRLFYILLHVGTSAVCCLLLSRTVVERVWGKAHGIQMPSGLCAHLFGLSQCPVLSGSGAVYRVCAGTATFHLLQAVLLIDLHSRTSLRAQLHNSFWLLKLLFLLGLCAVAFCIPDEHLFPAWHYIGICGGFTFILLQLVLITAFAHSWNKNWQTGAAQDCRWLLAVLLTTLGFYSMAGAAAVLLFQHYTHPAGCLLNKMLLSLHLCFCGLLSFLSIAPCIRLKQPRSGLLQASIISCYIMYLTFSALSSRPPESVILQGQNHTLCLPGLSKMESHTPDTSLAMLSAGIMYACVLFACNEASYLAEVFGPLWIVKVYSYEFQKPSLCFCCPKTVEPEEGPSGMAARPADQETSPAPPVQVQQLSYSYSAFHFVFFLASLYVMVTLTNWFSYEGAELEKTFTTGSWATFWVKVASCWACVLLYLGLLLAPFCWSPTPDPQHPIFRRHCHRVNIAK; from the exons ATGGTGGGTGCAAAAGCGGTCACAAGTCCCAACACCTCCCTCCGCCTGGCACCGCAACGCAGGGGAGTCAACAGTGTCATAATGAGTCCTCCCTTCTATCAG GTGTCCTGCTGTGGGCCCGTTCCCTGTACCTGCTGCTGCCCTTCCAGGTGGCCCGCTCTCACAGAGTCTCCCTGTAGCCGCCTGTTCTACATCCTCCTCCACGTGGGGACCTCAGCAGTCTGCTGCCTCCTGCTGTCAAGGACAGTGGTGGAAAGAGTCTGGGGCAAGGCACATGGG ATCCAGATGCCCTCAGGGCTGTGTGCCCATCTGTTTGGCCTCTCTCAGTGCCCAGTGCTTAGCGGCTCTGGGGCTGTATACCGAGTATGTGCAGGAACTGCCACCTTCCACCTGCTGCAGGCTGTGCTGCTGATCGACCTCCACTCCCGCACCAGCCTAAGAGCACAGCTACATAATAG TTTCTGGCTCCTCAAGCTGCTATTCCTGCTAGGTCTCTGTGCTGTTGCCTTCTGCATCCCTGATGAGCATCTCTTTCCAG CCTGGCATTACATTGGCATATGTGGCGGCTTCACATTCATCCTGCTGCAGTTGGTGCTTATTACTGCCTTTGCTCATTCCTGGAACAAGAACTG GCAAACAGGTGCAGCCCAAGACTGCCGCTGGCTCCTCGCTGTGCTGCTGACCACCCTAGGATTCTACAGCATGGCAGGTGCAGCAGCCGTGCTCCTGTTCCAACACTACACGCACCCAGCCGGCTGCCTGCTCAACAAGATGCTGCTTAGTTTGCACCTTTGTTTCTGtggcctcctctccttcctctccatcGCTCCCTGCATCCGCCTCA AGCAACCTCGCTCTGGCCTTCTACAAGCCTCTATCATCAGCTGCTATATCATGTACCTGACATTCTCTGCGCTGTCCAGCCGTCCTCCAGAGAGTG TAATCCTTCAAGGACAGAATCACACTCTGTGCCTGCCTGGCCTGAGTAAAATGGAATCCCACACACCAGATACTTCTCTGGCAATGTTGAGTGCTGGCATCATGTATGCTTGCGTGCTTTTTGCTTG CAACGAGGCTTCTTACCTGGCTGAGGTATTTGGGCCCTTGTGGATTGTCAAGGTTTACAGCTATGAGTTCCAG AAGCCCTCGCTCTGTTTCTGCTGCCCTAAAACAGTGGAGCCAGAGGAAG gaccaAGCGGTATGGCTGCCAGGCCAGCTGACCAAGAGACCTCTCCAGCTCCTCCAGTGCAAGTCCAGCAGCTTTCCTATAGCTATTCTGCCTTCCACTTCGTCTTCTTCCTTGCATCACTTTATGTCATGGTTACCCTCACCAACTGGTTCAG CTATGAGGGAGCAGAGCTGGAAAAGACCTTCACCACAGGTAGCTGGGCTACCTTCTGGGTCAAGGTTGCCTCATGCTGGGCCTGTGTACTCCTCTATCT
- the HYPK gene encoding huntingtin-interacting protein K — MATEGDVELELETETSGPERPPEKPRKHDSGAADLERVTDYAEEKEIQSSNLETAMSVIGDRRSREQKAKQEREKELAKVTIKKEDLELIMTEMEISRAAAERSLREHMGNVVEALIALTN; from the exons ATGGCGACGGAGGGGGATGTGGAGTTGGAGTTGGAGACAGAAACGAGCGGTCCGGAGCGGCCTCCGGAGAAGCCACGGAAGCATGACAGTGGTGCGGCGGACCTGGAGCGAGTCACCGACTATGCGGAAGAGAAGGAGATCCAGAGTTCCAATCTGGAGACG GCTATGTCCGTGATTGGAGATAGACGGTCCCGGGAGCAGAAAGCCAAACAGGAGCG ggagaaggaactggcaaaagTCACCATCAAGAAGGAAGATCTGGAGCTGATA ATGACAGAGATGGAGATCTCCCGAGCAGCAGCAGAACGGAGCTTGAGGGAACACATGGGCAACGTGGTGGAAGCTCTTATTGCCCTAACCAattga